The Bombus vancouverensis nearcticus unplaced genomic scaffold, iyBomVanc1_principal scaffold0048, whole genome shotgun sequence genome includes a region encoding these proteins:
- the LOC143304689 gene encoding uncharacterized protein LOC143304689 encodes MAKARKLSGLAAPDTPPVHLDIEQPEVEERGYFPPAPPTLRAKDAIRYIPTLNGDDDVGVEDFIKEVRSMKDRCMEQDLLLKAIKVEKIVGKAAQSIRNIPIECYSDLYDALRNNLAAQLTSDEYQEQLRELRQGREESVQSFNIRFRRILNRLLYAVTNEYPQPLTRKIMTEEITKKTVRVYLKGLRRDIGRILLSSEPLNLPEAEKKAADVERYLREERQPNWSCNRLPSVSNRPDNQHMQVRRSVPSRSPNTPVAQKPATFNQVENRSPAERA; translated from the coding sequence ATGGCAAAAGCACGCAAACTGTCAGGGTTAGCAGCTCCAGACACCCCACCTGTCCACCTCGACATCGAACAACCCGAGGTGGAAGAAAGAGGCtattttccgcccgctcctcccactctacgagctaaggatgcaatacgctacatcccaacgctcaacggagatgatgatgtaggagttgaagacttcatcaaagaagtgagaagtatgaaggatcgctgtatggagcaagatctattgctaaaagcaataaaagtggaaaaaatcGTGGGGAAAGCAGCCCAAAGTATTCGCAACATTCCTATTGAGTGTTACAGTGATCTGTACGACGCACTGAGAAATAACTTAGCAGCACAACTGACTTCGGATGAGTACCAAGAACAATTACGAGAGttgagacagggacgcgaggaatcagtgcaaagttttaatattcggTTTAGAAGAATACTCAACCGTTTGCTGTACGCAGTAACCAATGAGTACCCACAACCACTAACGCGTAAAATTATGACTGAAGAAATCACGAAGAAGACTGTTCGTGTATACCTAAAGGGACTCAGACGCGACATAGGACGAATACTATTAAGCAGTGAACCCTTGAATCTTCCGGAAGCTGAAAAAAAGGCAGCCGATGTAGAACGCTACTTGCGAGAAGAACGACAACCTAATTGGTCATGTAATCGCTTACCTTCGGTTAGTAATCGCCCCGACAACCAGCATATGCAGGTAAGACGATCTGTACCATCAAGATCGCCTAACACGCCAGTAGCTCAGAAACCTGCTACGTTTAACCAAGTAGAAAATAGATCACCTGCTGAACGCGCGTAG
- the LOC117165277 gene encoding katanin p60 ATPase-containing subunit A-like 2 isoform X1: MKFQKYPILCKKITGREMTREVTNASKTVCRSIETKAKSVSKEARSEPVKETNLQQKITDDNTNHINLAMTVTSLFPNESDGRSSEELFNVPMEQSMQSKILKCIEKLYSDNPELRKIAEDISCEIIVNKLNVHWDDVIGLEECKTAVKEAIVYLLEYPIFFDGPFSPWKGILLYGPPGTGKTMLAKAVATECHCTFFNITASSLVSKWRGDSEKYIRVLFELAYSHSPTIIFIDEIDWIATNKGDCILSEPAKRFRSELLSRLDGLASNENSNVVLLATTNSPWGIDAALLRRLEKQIYVSLPNEVARLGIFKLYLSNHLLENTDIVNHIVKCTERYSCADIKLLCKQAWLLEISPIWRRLEKKETPVTTLKYE, from the exons atgaaatttcaaaaatatcccatattgtgtaagaaaataactggaagggaaatgacgagggaagtgacaaatgcaagcaaaac tgtttgtagaagtattgagacaaaagccaaatctgttagtaaagaagcgagaagtgagcctgtgaaagagacgaatctacagcagaagataactgatgacaatacgaatcatattaatctcgcaatgacagtgacgtcactattccccaatgagagtgatggacgttcatcagaagagctatttaacgtcccaatggaacaatccatgcaatcgaagatattgaaatgcattgaaaagctttattcagataatccggaattacgaaagattgctgaggacatctcatgc gagatcatagtaaacaaattaaatgtacattgggatgacgttataggcctagaagaatgtaaaaccgctgttaaggaggccATTGTGTATCTCCTTGAGTATCCTATCTTTTTTGAtggcccgttttccccctggaaaggtattttgctgtacggcccacctggtacag ggaaaacgatgttagcgaaggcagtcgcgacagaatgccattgcaccttttttaacataactgccagctcattggtcagcaaatggagaggcgattccgagaagtatatacgt gttttatttgaacttgcctatagtcattcgcctacaattatttttatcgacgagattgactggatcgccacaaataaaggagactgtatattgtctgaacctgcaaagagattcagatcagaacttctttctagattggatggattagcgtctaatgagaattctaatgtagttcttctggctacaactaattccccttg gggcattgatgcagctttactcaggcgtctcgaaaagcaaatatacgtatcattacccaatgaagttgctcgacttggtatattcaaattgtaccttagcaaccacttattagaaaatacagatattgtaaaccacatagtaaaatgtactgaaagatattcttgtgcagatataaaattgctttgtaagcaagcgtggctactagaaataagcccgatatggaggagacttgaaaagaaagaaacacctgttaccactttgaaatatgaatga
- the LOC117165277 gene encoding katanin p60 ATPase-containing subunit A-like 2 isoform X3 yields the protein MKFQKYPILCKKITGREMTREVTNASKTIETKAKSVSKEARSEPVKETNLQQKITDDNTNHINLAMTVTSLFPNESDGRSSEELFNVPMEQSMQSKILKCIEKLYSDNPELRKIAEDISCEIIVNKLNVHWDDVIGLEECKTAVKEAIVYLLEYPIFFDGPFSPWKGILLYGPPGTGKTMLAKAVATECHCTFFNITASSLVSKWRGDSEKYIRVLFELAYSHSPTIIFIDEIDWIATNKGDCILSEPAKRFRSELLSRLDGLASNENSNVVLLATTNSPWGIDAALLRRLEKQIYVSLPNEVARLGIFKLYLSNHLLENTDIVNHIVKCTERYSCADIKLLCKQAWLLEISPIWRRLEKKETPVTTLKYE from the exons atgaaatttcaaaaatatcccatattgtgtaagaaaataactggaagggaaatgacgagggaagtgacaaatgcaagcaaaac tattgagacaaaagccaaatctgttagtaaagaagcgagaagtgagcctgtgaaagagacgaatctacagcagaagataactgatgacaatacgaatcatattaatctcgcaatgacagtgacgtcactattccccaatgagagtgatggacgttcatcagaagagctatttaacgtcccaatggaacaatccatgcaatcgaagatattgaaatgcattgaaaagctttattcagataatccggaattacgaaagattgctgaggacatctcatgc gagatcatagtaaacaaattaaatgtacattgggatgacgttataggcctagaagaatgtaaaaccgctgttaaggaggccATTGTGTATCTCCTTGAGTATCCTATCTTTTTTGAtggcccgttttccccctggaaaggtattttgctgtacggcccacctggtacag ggaaaacgatgttagcgaaggcagtcgcgacagaatgccattgcaccttttttaacataactgccagctcattggtcagcaaatggagaggcgattccgagaagtatatacgt gttttatttgaacttgcctatagtcattcgcctacaattatttttatcgacgagattgactggatcgccacaaataaaggagactgtatattgtctgaacctgcaaagagattcagatcagaacttctttctagattggatggattagcgtctaatgagaattctaatgtagttcttctggctacaactaattccccttg gggcattgatgcagctttactcaggcgtctcgaaaagcaaatatacgtatcattacccaatgaagttgctcgacttggtatattcaaattgtaccttagcaaccacttattagaaaatacagatattgtaaaccacatagtaaaatgtactgaaagatattcttgtgcagatataaaattgctttgtaagcaagcgtggctactagaaataagcccgatatggaggagacttgaaaagaaagaaacacctgttaccactttgaaatatgaatga
- the LOC117165277 gene encoding katanin p60 ATPase-containing subunit A-like 2 isoform X2: MKFQKYPILCKKITGREMTREVTNASKTSIETKAKSVSKEARSEPVKETNLQQKITDDNTNHINLAMTVTSLFPNESDGRSSEELFNVPMEQSMQSKILKCIEKLYSDNPELRKIAEDISCEIIVNKLNVHWDDVIGLEECKTAVKEAIVYLLEYPIFFDGPFSPWKGILLYGPPGTGKTMLAKAVATECHCTFFNITASSLVSKWRGDSEKYIRVLFELAYSHSPTIIFIDEIDWIATNKGDCILSEPAKRFRSELLSRLDGLASNENSNVVLLATTNSPWGIDAALLRRLEKQIYVSLPNEVARLGIFKLYLSNHLLENTDIVNHIVKCTERYSCADIKLLCKQAWLLEISPIWRRLEKKETPVTTLKYE, encoded by the exons atgaaatttcaaaaatatcccatattgtgtaagaaaataactggaagggaaatgacgagggaagtgacaaatgcaagcaaaac aagtattgagacaaaagccaaatctgttagtaaagaagcgagaagtgagcctgtgaaagagacgaatctacagcagaagataactgatgacaatacgaatcatattaatctcgcaatgacagtgacgtcactattccccaatgagagtgatggacgttcatcagaagagctatttaacgtcccaatggaacaatccatgcaatcgaagatattgaaatgcattgaaaagctttattcagataatccggaattacgaaagattgctgaggacatctcatgc gagatcatagtaaacaaattaaatgtacattgggatgacgttataggcctagaagaatgtaaaaccgctgttaaggaggccATTGTGTATCTCCTTGAGTATCCTATCTTTTTTGAtggcccgttttccccctggaaaggtattttgctgtacggcccacctggtacag ggaaaacgatgttagcgaaggcagtcgcgacagaatgccattgcaccttttttaacataactgccagctcattggtcagcaaatggagaggcgattccgagaagtatatacgt gttttatttgaacttgcctatagtcattcgcctacaattatttttatcgacgagattgactggatcgccacaaataaaggagactgtatattgtctgaacctgcaaagagattcagatcagaacttctttctagattggatggattagcgtctaatgagaattctaatgtagttcttctggctacaactaattccccttg gggcattgatgcagctttactcaggcgtctcgaaaagcaaatatacgtatcattacccaatgaagttgctcgacttggtatattcaaattgtaccttagcaaccacttattagaaaatacagatattgtaaaccacatagtaaaatgtactgaaagatattcttgtgcagatataaaattgctttgtaagcaagcgtggctactagaaataagcccgatatggaggagacttgaaaagaaagaaacacctgttaccactttgaaatatgaatga
- the LOC143304690 gene encoding LOW QUALITY PROTEIN: survival motor neuron protein-like (The sequence of the model RefSeq protein was modified relative to this genomic sequence to represent the inferred CDS: substituted 1 base at 1 genomic stop codon) produces MADDMNVLFIRGNGNVCMDTDTANDNVWDDSALIEAYDKAINLAKEEVIKRMGMDVGNSQPKENLQNLKQPKHASKLHKKWIIGAPCRAIYSEDGEIYEAIIXKIYENNGTCVVKFVGYGNTEKVELSSLLESEGLQSQIAQQKKALEEKFNEENDETCETNFSTNVNSKKYNVEKMDCDSEEANAYKHRFIPGPSFNSMTDIMPPAPPLPPQLMAKLPDNDTDALSSMLMSWYISGFHTGYYHGLKQARNNQENRKNC; encoded by the exons atggcagatgatatgaatgttctttttatacgaggaaatggaaacgtatgtatg gatacagacacagccaatgataatgtttgggatgatagtgcattaatagaagcatatgataaagcaataaatttagcaaaagaagaagttatcaagcgaatgggaatggatgttggaaattctcaaccgaaagaaaacctacaaaatcttaagcagcctaaacacgcaagtaaattacacaag aaatggatcataggagcaccttgtcgtgcaatatactcagaggatggagaaatttatgaagctataatataaaaaatttacgaaaacaatggcacgtgtgttgtaaaatttgtag gctatggtaatacagagaaagtcgagttgagttctcttttagaatcagaaggtttgcaaagtcaaatagcacaacaaaagaaagctttggaagagaaattcaatgaagagaacgatgagacttgtgagactaatttttctacaaatgtaaattcgaaaaaatataatgtagaaaaaatggattgtgactctgaagaagcaaatgcgtataaacatcgcttcataccgggaccatctttcaattcgatgactgatataatgccacctgcacctcctttaccaccacaattaatggccaa attaccagataatgatacagacgcactttcaagtatgttgatgtcatggtatattagtggttttcacacag gttattatcatggtttgaaacaagcaagaaacaatcaagagaacaggaagaactgttga